In Stenotrophomonas sp. ASS1, the following proteins share a genomic window:
- a CDS encoding glucokinase, whose protein sequence is MTIAAASPVSSDSARGGRPRHLVVADVGGTFARLALAETQPGQAPRLGSHRTYACAEHPSLAAILADFTACLGQPVQTAVVAIAGLLDGDVLINSNLPWTVSLSTTREQSGLRELQLINDFEAVALAIPYLQPETLVPLNGDADPAQAFPALVLGAGTGLGAALRFADGERPVLASEIGHAALGAGNALELQVLGKLLQRWPHVDNERVLSGSGLMNLYPCLCELRGVTPVWTSTEALIGAARSGEDALAVETLQVFCAWLGSLAGDAAIAVGARSVYLAGGISAHVQDFLADGRFRERFLNKGVLTEVLRQVPVWRVEHGQLGVLGAAVWHAARQPTHD, encoded by the coding sequence GTGACCATCGCAGCAGCGTCCCCGGTTTCCTCCGACTCCGCCCGCGGCGGTCGTCCGCGCCATCTGGTCGTTGCCGATGTCGGCGGCACCTTCGCCCGCCTGGCCTTGGCTGAGACCCAACCCGGTCAGGCGCCGCGGCTGGGCAGCCATCGCACCTATGCCTGCGCCGAGCATCCCAGCCTGGCCGCGATCCTGGCCGATTTCACCGCATGCCTTGGCCAGCCGGTGCAGACCGCGGTGGTCGCCATCGCCGGCCTGCTCGATGGCGATGTGCTGATCAACTCGAACCTGCCGTGGACAGTCTCGCTGTCGACCACGCGCGAACAGTCCGGCCTGCGCGAACTGCAGCTGATCAATGATTTCGAAGCGGTGGCGCTGGCCATCCCGTACCTGCAGCCGGAAACCCTGGTCCCACTGAATGGCGACGCCGATCCGGCGCAGGCCTTCCCGGCGCTGGTGCTGGGTGCCGGTACCGGCCTGGGTGCCGCGCTGCGTTTCGCCGATGGCGAGCGCCCGGTGCTGGCCAGCGAGATCGGCCATGCCGCGCTCGGCGCCGGCAACGCGCTGGAACTGCAGGTGCTGGGCAAACTGCTGCAGCGCTGGCCGCACGTGGACAACGAACGGGTGCTTTCCGGCAGCGGCCTGATGAACCTGTATCCGTGCCTGTGCGAACTGCGCGGCGTCACCCCGGTGTGGACCAGCACCGAGGCACTGATCGGCGCCGCGCGCAGTGGCGAGGACGCGCTTGCTGTGGAAACGTTGCAGGTGTTCTGTGCCTGGCTGGGCAGCCTGGCCGGCGACGCGGCGATCGCCGTCGGCGCGCGCTCGGTATACCTGGCCGGGGGCATTTCCGCGCATGTGCAGGATTTCCTGGCCGATGGCCGCTTCCGTGAGCGCTTCCTCAACAAGGGCGTGCTGACCGAGGTGCTGCGCCAGGTGCCGGTATGGCGGGTGGAGCACGGCCAGCTGGGCGTGCTCGGTGCAGCGGTCTGGCACGCCGCACGGCAGCCCACGCACGACTGA
- a CDS encoding N(4)-(beta-N-acetylglucosaminyl)-L-asparaginase, which translates to MVDRRQFLQAGALAAGMAALPGVQARTQGGARVVSTWDFGVPANQAAWKVLAQGGSALDAVEAGARWAESELCNPTVGHCGNPDRDGVLSLDASIMDGDGRCGAVAALVDILHPVSVARKVMENSPHVLLVGEGAQQFAVQQGFERKHLLTPQAEAAWREWLKTEKYQPQINAERRGIPGNSDNHDTIGMLALDAKGHLAGACTTSGMAWKLHGRVGDSPIIGAGLYVDNEVGAATASGVGEEMIRNAASFLVVELMRQGRSPARACREAIDRVVRKRPEASKTLQVCFLAMNKQGEVGAYALHRGFVYAVCDAQRQDDLRDSPSIYTSTQT; encoded by the coding sequence ATGGTGGATCGCAGGCAGTTCCTGCAGGCCGGTGCCCTGGCCGCAGGCATGGCGGCATTGCCGGGCGTGCAGGCGCGCACGCAGGGTGGTGCCAGGGTGGTTTCGACCTGGGACTTCGGCGTGCCGGCCAACCAGGCCGCGTGGAAGGTGCTGGCGCAGGGCGGCAGCGCGCTGGATGCGGTGGAAGCAGGCGCACGCTGGGCCGAGAGCGAGCTGTGCAACCCCACCGTCGGCCATTGCGGCAACCCGGATCGCGACGGCGTGCTGAGCCTGGACGCGAGCATCATGGACGGCGATGGCCGTTGCGGTGCAGTGGCTGCGCTGGTCGACATCCTGCATCCGGTGTCGGTGGCGCGCAAAGTGATGGAGAACAGCCCGCACGTGCTGCTGGTGGGCGAGGGCGCGCAGCAGTTCGCGGTGCAGCAGGGTTTCGAGCGCAAGCACCTGCTGACGCCGCAGGCCGAAGCGGCCTGGCGCGAGTGGCTGAAGACCGAGAAGTACCAGCCGCAGATCAATGCCGAGCGCCGCGGTATTCCCGGCAACAGCGACAACCACGACACCATCGGCATGCTGGCGCTGGATGCCAAGGGCCATCTGGCCGGTGCCTGCACCACCAGCGGCATGGCCTGGAAACTGCACGGTCGCGTCGGCGACAGCCCGATCATCGGTGCCGGCCTGTACGTCGACAACGAAGTGGGCGCGGCCACTGCTTCGGGCGTGGGTGAGGAGATGATCCGCAACGCCGCCTCGTTCCTGGTAGTCGAGTTGATGCGGCAGGGCCGCTCGCCGGCGCGGGCCTGCCGCGAAGCGATCGACCGCGTGGTGCGCAAGCGCCCTGAAGCGAGCAAGACACTGCAGGTCTGCTTCCTGGCCATGAACAAGCAGGGTGAGGTCGGCGCTTACGCGCTGCATCGTGGTTTTGTCTATGCGGTGTGCGATGCACAGCGCCAGGATGACCTGCGCGACTCGCCATCGATCTACACGAGCACCCAGACGTGA
- a CDS encoding copper homeostasis protein CutC: protein MSTRLTLEIASNSLASALAAQAGGADRIELFDNLAEGGTTPSFASIAIARERLSIPLFVLVRPRPGDFHYDGLEAELMLRDIAQCRALGCDGVVIGALDVQAGIDVALCRELVQAAGPLQVTFHRAFDAARDLPAALEQVIGLGCQRVLTSGGQVSAEAGADVLAGLVTQAAGRITVMAGAGLAPGNIATVARQTGCTELHASAKGLRRSAMQFQNPALRGLDPDWSQTATATVASLRQALDG from the coding sequence GTGAGCACGCGGCTCACCCTGGAGATCGCCAGCAATTCGCTGGCATCGGCGCTGGCCGCGCAGGCCGGCGGTGCCGACCGCATCGAGCTGTTCGACAACCTGGCCGAAGGCGGCACCACACCGTCGTTCGCCAGCATTGCGATTGCCCGCGAACGCCTGTCGATTCCGCTGTTCGTGCTGGTGCGGCCGCGCCCGGGCGACTTCCACTACGACGGGCTGGAAGCCGAACTGATGCTGCGTGACATCGCGCAGTGCCGCGCACTGGGCTGCGATGGCGTGGTGATCGGCGCGCTGGATGTACAGGCCGGGATCGACGTGGCGCTGTGCCGCGAGCTGGTGCAGGCTGCCGGGCCGTTGCAGGTGACCTTCCATCGCGCCTTCGATGCCGCCCGCGATCTGCCCGCCGCGCTGGAGCAGGTGATCGGGCTGGGCTGCCAGCGCGTGCTGACCTCGGGCGGTCAGGTCAGTGCGGAGGCCGGTGCCGATGTGCTGGCAGGCCTCGTTACCCAGGCAGCAGGCCGCATTACGGTGATGGCTGGTGCCGGATTGGCACCGGGCAACATCGCTACCGTGGCAAGGCAGACCGGCTGCACCGAACTGCACGCCTCGGCCAAGGGCCTGCGCCGCTCGGCGATGCAGTTCCAGAACCCGGCGCTGCGCGGACTGGACCCGGACTGGAGCCAGACCGCGACCGCCACCGTAGCTTCGCTGCGGCAGGCGCTGGACGGTTGA
- a CDS encoding TonB-dependent receptor, with the protein MAQIVRKRRHLLSQALVLALLPLAASAQEAANSSAKDLDAVTVTGSRIKRASVEGPAPVNVITAAQIQKEGFVSVYDALKTLTEATGTVEAASQWGSHTPNASGLNLRGMGPNRSLLLVNGRRVADYPLPYGGETNFSNYGNIPAAAVERIEVLTGGASAIYGSDAIAGVVNVILKTNYDGDEVRVRGGTSTEGGRDTWDLSWAGGKTGDNWSVTYALQYTKRDPLFGRDRPQMDDADDAPYPSWNMEQRKVGFRPTAGLALIDPTTGQRLAPPTGTCEKFDGEYYTADRLVYNYAANTITNTGRLCGMSADYANWLLTGGAENVSGNLYATFDFSNDLQAWTNLAVYRSEAIWGTNPPGVSLIDDDNGYYWDANRNRPILGVRQFTPNEVGGLDTLRNTNRELSWDWSAGLRGRLADRFDWSATVGRSYYRVEERQNVVDKQKSYDYFLGPKLGTTADGEAIYALNESRWWNPLTPDQYWQMGTVANNRASSWVNQASADITGELFQGWAGPISFAAVAEVAQQGYHLSPDPRAGIDFDLQNVDRGGGERTRYSAGVEFKIPLLESVTATAAARYDRYGSYKADNSGEALDIGSQKETTWNVGLEWRPVESLLVRGSYATSFHAPDMHYLLGQPSSSEVQTYDRLRCIQSGAYLVNNCGVGNTDVWYTFDVNRRGTPLLRSETGDSWTVGFVWDVMPNLSVSADYWAIKLEDMIVDVGSDEVLASEAGCLTGKNMDGTPWANPAGGEYCAGILARVNRDSNGRLVSIERGPFNLASREVRGIDLTARYRLETAQWGSFQLGLNYTNQISTKEQRYANDPNPERRDRDLRSKLRASLAWQRGNWNANVYADRIGSVPGVRYHWGTDRLNNPGGCLPFADGYVPSDSPSLNCLEPATRPDGSPNPNPNAGQQTARYYGRVGPFITWNFNVGYQVTEHAKVNVYVNNAFNSASWNHKDPYKLDYDFAPTRLLGAVGREFALEYVFTF; encoded by the coding sequence ATGGCTCAGATCGTCCGCAAGCGTCGTCACCTGCTGTCCCAGGCCCTGGTCCTGGCCCTGTTGCCCCTGGCGGCCAGCGCGCAGGAGGCCGCCAACTCGTCCGCCAAGGATCTCGACGCGGTCACCGTCACCGGTTCGCGCATCAAGCGCGCCAGCGTCGAAGGTCCGGCGCCGGTCAACGTGATCACTGCCGCACAGATCCAGAAGGAAGGCTTCGTCAGCGTGTACGACGCGCTGAAGACACTCACTGAAGCCACCGGCACCGTCGAGGCGGCCTCGCAGTGGGGCTCGCATACGCCCAATGCCAGCGGCCTGAACCTGCGCGGGATGGGCCCGAACCGCTCGCTGCTGCTGGTCAACGGCCGCCGCGTGGCCGACTACCCGCTGCCCTACGGTGGCGAAACCAACTTCTCCAACTACGGCAACATTCCCGCTGCCGCAGTCGAGCGCATCGAAGTACTGACCGGTGGCGCCTCGGCCATCTATGGCTCGGATGCGATCGCCGGCGTGGTCAACGTCATCCTGAAGACCAACTATGACGGCGACGAAGTACGCGTGCGCGGTGGTACCTCCACCGAAGGCGGCCGCGATACCTGGGATCTGTCCTGGGCCGGCGGCAAGACCGGCGACAACTGGAGCGTGACCTACGCGCTGCAGTACACCAAGCGCGATCCGCTGTTCGGACGTGACCGTCCGCAGATGGACGATGCCGACGATGCGCCGTACCCGTCCTGGAACATGGAACAACGCAAGGTCGGCTTCCGTCCCACCGCCGGCCTGGCGCTGATCGATCCCACCACCGGCCAGCGCCTGGCGCCGCCCACCGGCACCTGCGAGAAGTTCGATGGCGAGTACTACACCGCCGATCGCCTGGTCTACAACTACGCCGCCAACACCATCACCAACACCGGCCGCCTGTGCGGCATGAGCGCCGACTACGCCAACTGGCTGCTCACCGGCGGTGCCGAGAACGTGTCCGGCAACCTGTATGCCACCTTCGATTTCAGCAATGACCTGCAGGCCTGGACCAACCTGGCGGTGTACCGCTCCGAAGCGATCTGGGGCACCAATCCGCCCGGCGTGTCGCTGATCGACGATGACAACGGCTACTACTGGGATGCCAACCGCAACCGCCCGATCCTCGGCGTGCGCCAGTTCACCCCGAACGAGGTGGGCGGCCTGGATACGCTGCGTAACACCAACCGCGAACTGTCCTGGGACTGGAGTGCGGGCCTGCGTGGTCGCCTGGCCGATCGCTTCGACTGGAGCGCCACGGTGGGCCGTTCCTACTACCGCGTCGAAGAGCGGCAGAACGTGGTCGACAAGCAGAAGTCGTACGACTATTTCCTCGGCCCGAAGCTGGGTACTACCGCCGACGGCGAGGCGATCTATGCGTTGAACGAATCGCGCTGGTGGAACCCGCTGACGCCGGACCAGTACTGGCAGATGGGCACGGTGGCGAACAACCGTGCGTCCTCATGGGTCAACCAGGCGTCGGCGGACATCACCGGCGAGCTGTTCCAGGGCTGGGCCGGCCCCATCTCGTTCGCGGCGGTGGCCGAAGTCGCGCAGCAGGGCTATCACCTCAGTCCCGATCCGCGCGCCGGCATCGACTTCGACCTGCAGAACGTCGATCGCGGTGGCGGCGAGCGCACCCGCTATTCGGCCGGTGTCGAGTTCAAGATTCCGCTGCTGGAAAGCGTGACCGCCACTGCGGCCGCGCGCTATGACCGCTATGGCAGCTACAAGGCTGACAACAGCGGCGAAGCGCTGGACATCGGCAGCCAGAAGGAGACCACCTGGAATGTCGGCCTGGAATGGCGCCCGGTGGAGTCGCTGCTGGTGCGTGGCTCCTATGCCACCAGCTTCCATGCGCCGGACATGCACTACCTGCTGGGCCAGCCCAGCAGCTCCGAAGTGCAGACCTATGACCGCCTGCGCTGCATCCAGAGCGGTGCGTACCTGGTCAACAACTGTGGCGTGGGCAATACCGATGTCTGGTACACGTTCGATGTGAACCGGCGTGGCACGCCGCTGCTGCGCTCGGAGACCGGTGATTCGTGGACGGTCGGTTTCGTCTGGGACGTGATGCCCAATCTCTCGGTCAGTGCCGACTACTGGGCAATCAAGCTGGAAGACATGATCGTCGACGTTGGCTCCGACGAGGTGCTGGCCAGCGAAGCGGGCTGCCTGACCGGCAAGAACATGGACGGTACGCCGTGGGCCAATCCGGCCGGTGGCGAGTACTGCGCCGGCATCCTGGCCCGCGTGAACCGTGACAGCAACGGCCGCCTGGTATCGATCGAGCGCGGCCCGTTCAACCTGGCCAGCCGCGAAGTGCGCGGCATCGACCTGACCGCGCGCTATCGCCTGGAAACCGCGCAGTGGGGCAGCTTCCAGCTCGGCCTGAACTACACCAACCAGATCTCAACCAAGGAACAGCGTTACGCCAACGATCCGAACCCGGAGCGTCGTGACCGTGACCTGCGCAGCAAGCTGCGCGCGAGCCTGGCCTGGCAGCGTGGCAATTGGAATGCCAATGTCTATGCCGATCGCATCGGTTCGGTGCCGGGCGTGCGCTACCACTGGGGCACCGATCGCCTGAACAATCCTGGCGGCTGCCTGCCGTTCGCCGATGGTTACGTGCCCAGCGACAGCCCGTCGCTCAACTGCCTGGAGCCGGCGACGCGTCCGGACGGCTCGCCGAATCCGAATCCCAACGCCGGCCAGCAGACGGCGCGCTACTACGGGCGGGTCGGGCCGTTCATCACCTGGAACTTCAACGTGGGCTACCAGGTGACCGAGCACGCCAAGGTCAACGTCTACGTCAACAACGCGTTCAACTCGGCCAGCTGGAACCACAAGGACCCGTACAAGCTGGATTACGACTTCGCCCCGACCCGGTTGCTGGGCGCGGTCGGCCGCGAGTTCGCGCTGGAGTATGTGTTCACCTTCTAA
- a CDS encoding heavy metal translocating P-type ATPase, which yields MSTPRATAVPASPSTISLPIEGMTCASCVGRVEAALSKVEGVGSVSVNLATERADIRASGPVDRAALIQAVERVGYDVPAGTIELAVEGMTCASCVGRVERALLAVPGVSQASVNLATERATVRGVAAVDALVAAIDKVGYAAHAIEAGVQSDDEAAEKKDAERAELKRDLIVATALALPVFVLEMGSHLIPGMHEWVMATIGMQTSWYLQFVLTLLVLAIPGRRFYQKGFPALLRLAPDMNSLVAVGTAAAFGYSVVATFAPRLLPPGTVNVYYEAAAVIVALILLGRFLEARAKGRTSEAIKRLVNLQAKVAHVIRDGRTIEIPVNEVLSGDVVEVRPGERVPVDGEVIEGRSYIDESMISGEPIPVEKQPGSSVVGGTVNQKGALTVRATAVGAQTMLAQIIRMVEQAQGSKLPIQAVVDKVTLWFVPAVMLAALATFAVWLIFGPSPALSFALVNAVAVLIIACPCAMGLATPTSIMVGTGRGAEMGVLFRKGEALQLLKDAQVVAVDKTGTLTEGRPRLTDLEIADGFDRGTVLAAVATVESRSEHPIARAIVDAATEQGLALPSMIDFESVTGMGVRASVDGARVEVGADRFMRDLGVDITAFAALAAELGAQGKSPLYAAIDGRLAAIIAVSDPIKPSTPAAIAALHQLGLKVAMITGDNAGTAQAIARQLGIDEVVAEVLPEGKVEAVRRLKATHGHVAFVGDGINDAPALAEADVGLAIGTGTDIAVESADVVLMSGNLQGVPNAIALSKATLGNIRQNLFWAFAYNTALIPVAAGVLYPVWGVLLSPVFAAGAMALSSVFVLGNALRLRRFQPPMADAPAASH from the coding sequence ATGAGCACGCCCCGCGCCACTGCAGTCCCCGCAAGCCCGTCCACCATCAGCCTGCCCATCGAGGGCATGACCTGCGCCAGCTGCGTCGGCCGTGTCGAAGCGGCGCTGTCCAAGGTCGAGGGCGTCGGCAGTGTTTCGGTCAATCTGGCCACCGAGCGCGCGGATATCCGCGCGTCCGGTCCGGTCGATCGCGCCGCGCTGATCCAGGCGGTGGAGCGGGTGGGCTATGACGTGCCGGCCGGCACCATCGAGCTGGCAGTGGAAGGCATGACCTGTGCCTCCTGCGTCGGTCGCGTCGAGCGCGCGCTGCTGGCGGTACCGGGCGTCAGCCAGGCCAGCGTCAACCTGGCCACCGAACGCGCCACGGTGCGCGGCGTGGCCGCTGTGGATGCGCTGGTAGCGGCCATCGACAAGGTCGGTTATGCCGCCCATGCCATCGAAGCGGGCGTTCAGTCCGATGACGAAGCGGCGGAAAAGAAGGATGCCGAGCGCGCCGAACTGAAACGCGACCTGATCGTGGCCACCGCACTTGCACTTCCGGTGTTCGTGCTGGAAATGGGGTCGCACCTGATTCCCGGCATGCACGAATGGGTGATGGCCACCATCGGCATGCAGACCAGCTGGTACCTGCAGTTCGTACTGACCCTGCTGGTGCTGGCCATTCCCGGCCGCCGTTTCTACCAGAAGGGTTTCCCGGCACTGCTGCGGCTGGCGCCGGACATGAACTCGCTGGTGGCGGTGGGTACCGCCGCAGCGTTCGGTTACTCGGTGGTGGCAACCTTTGCACCGCGGTTGCTGCCGCCGGGCACGGTGAACGTCTACTACGAAGCAGCGGCGGTGATCGTCGCGCTGATCCTGCTCGGCCGCTTCCTTGAGGCGCGCGCGAAGGGCCGTACCTCGGAGGCGATCAAGCGCCTGGTCAACCTGCAGGCCAAGGTCGCGCATGTGATCCGTGACGGCCGCACGATCGAGATCCCGGTCAACGAGGTTCTGAGCGGCGATGTGGTGGAAGTGCGCCCGGGCGAGCGCGTGCCGGTCGATGGCGAGGTGATCGAGGGGCGCAGCTACATCGACGAGTCGATGATCAGTGGCGAACCGATTCCGGTCGAGAAGCAGCCGGGCAGCAGCGTGGTCGGCGGCACGGTCAACCAGAAAGGTGCACTGACCGTGCGTGCCACGGCGGTGGGCGCGCAGACCATGCTGGCGCAGATCATCCGCATGGTCGAACAGGCACAGGGCTCGAAGCTGCCGATCCAGGCGGTGGTCGACAAGGTCACCCTGTGGTTCGTGCCGGCGGTGATGCTGGCCGCACTGGCGACCTTCGCGGTCTGGTTGATCTTCGGCCCATCGCCGGCGCTGAGCTTCGCGCTGGTCAATGCGGTGGCGGTGCTGATCATCGCCTGCCCGTGTGCAATGGGTCTGGCCACGCCGACGTCGATCATGGTCGGAACCGGTCGTGGCGCCGAGATGGGCGTGCTGTTCCGCAAGGGTGAAGCGCTGCAGTTGCTGAAGGACGCGCAGGTGGTGGCGGTGGACAAGACCGGCACGCTGACCGAAGGCCGCCCGCGCCTGACCGACCTGGAGATCGCCGACGGCTTTGATCGCGGCACAGTGCTGGCCGCGGTGGCTACCGTGGAATCACGTTCGGAGCATCCGATCGCCCGCGCCATTGTCGATGCAGCCACCGAGCAGGGCCTCGCGCTGCCGTCGATGATTGATTTCGAGTCGGTCACCGGCATGGGCGTACGCGCCAGCGTAGACGGCGCACGGGTGGAGGTCGGCGCCGATCGTTTCATGCGCGATCTTGGCGTGGATATCACCGCGTTTGCAGCGCTGGCGGCCGAACTCGGCGCGCAGGGCAAGTCGCCGTTGTACGCGGCCATCGATGGACGCCTGGCAGCGATCATCGCAGTATCCGATCCGATCAAGCCGAGCACGCCGGCCGCGATCGCGGCACTGCACCAGCTGGGCCTGAAGGTGGCGATGATCACCGGCGACAATGCCGGCACCGCGCAGGCGATCGCACGCCAGCTGGGTATCGATGAAGTCGTTGCCGAGGTGCTGCCGGAAGGCAAGGTCGAAGCGGTGCGTCGCTTGAAGGCCACGCACGGCCATGTCGCCTTCGTTGGTGACGGCATCAACGATGCGCCGGCGCTGGCCGAGGCCGATGTCGGCCTGGCCATCGGCACCGGCACCGATATCGCGGTGGAGTCGGCCGATGTGGTGCTGATGTCGGGAAACCTGCAGGGCGTGCCGAATGCCATCGCGCTTTCGAAGGCAACGCTGGGCAACATCCGGCAGAACCTGTTCTGGGCCTTCGCCTACAACACCGCATTGATTCCGGTGGCGGCCGGCGTGCTGTACCCGGTATGGGGTGTGCTGCTCTCGCCGGTGTTCGCCGCCGGTGCGATGGCACTGTCCAGCGTGTTCGTGCTGGGCAACGCACTGCGCCTGCGCCGCTTCCAGCCGCCGATGGCGGATGCCCCCGCTGCGAGCCACTGA
- the cueR gene encoding Cu(I)-responsive transcriptional regulator, producing MNIGEAAKASSVSAKMIRYYEQIGLIPAADRTESGYRAYSQADIHRLRFIRRARDLGFQVAEIADLLGLWNDTSRHSADVKHLAEQHIADLEQRIESMRQMADTLKSLISCCAGDERPECPILQRLGEDEETLAPPETAKTGAVRRRTHKH from the coding sequence ATGAACATCGGTGAAGCCGCCAAGGCCTCCAGCGTTTCGGCGAAGATGATCCGCTACTACGAACAGATCGGCCTGATTCCTGCGGCCGATCGCACCGAGTCCGGCTACCGGGCATATTCGCAGGCGGACATCCACCGCCTGCGCTTCATTCGGCGGGCGCGCGATCTTGGCTTCCAGGTGGCCGAGATCGCCGATCTGCTCGGCCTGTGGAACGACACCTCGCGGCACAGTGCCGACGTCAAGCATCTTGCCGAACAGCACATCGCCGACCTGGAGCAGCGTATCGAAAGCATGCGGCAGATGGCCGACACGCTGAAGTCGTTGATCAGCTGCTGTGCGGGCGATGAGCGCCCGGAATGCCCGATCCTGCAGCGGCTGGGCGAAGACGAAGAGACCCTGGCACCGCCGGAGACCGCGAAGACCGGTGCAGTACGGCGCCGCACGCACAAGCACTGA
- a CDS encoding heavy-metal-associated domain-containing protein encodes MEFHVEGMTCGGCARSVTKAIELVDPQASVQADPASRRVQVQTSASEAQIVAALTDAGFPPRTA; translated from the coding sequence ATGGAATTCCACGTGGAAGGCATGACCTGCGGCGGCTGCGCACGCAGCGTGACCAAGGCGATCGAGCTGGTCGATCCGCAGGCCAGCGTGCAGGCAGATCCGGCCAGCCGTCGCGTGCAGGTGCAGACCTCGGCCAGCGAAGCGCAGATCGTGGCGGCGCTGACCGATGCCGGCTTCCCGCCGCGCACGGCCTGA